From the genome of Treponema denticola:
AGGCAATGTTCTTAAGGAAGCTCTTCTTAACACATCGGATATCTTGGCTCAAATGGGCTTTTTAAAGAAAATTGAACAAGAAGCCAGAAGTTTACTCCATGTAGATGTTTTTTCGCTGAGAAGTCTTTTGATACAAAACGTTATTTTAGAAAATTTATTTAAATCGGCTAATGATAAGCCATTGACAATCGGTAACTATTTTGATAATACAAGTGTTTACATAGGTAAGTATTTCGGTTCTGCCATATACGCGGATGCAATGCTGCATCTTAGCTATTACGATCCGCTTTCTATAAAAAAAGATATTGTAAAGAAGTCTGTTTACGGTAATTTACTGTTTCAGCCTGAAATAGGATTGGAAATGAGTACTCCATTTTTTCTCCTGAGATGGCACATGACTCCCAGCAGTCCGGATACATTATTTGTTCAGGATGCAGGATTGACTATATCTTGGAAGTATTCGTACTGATTTAAGGGGTAAAAAATGTTAAAGAAAAAGATTATAGGTTTGCTGTTTTTTTTATTTGCCTTTGCTTGTTTTTCTCAAGCTTCTGAAGGCTGGTATAATGGGAAACCTCTTTTAGGCGTTCAATTTAAAGGTTTGCAAAACATCAGTATTTCCGAATTGGATGAAATCTTTAAATCCTATAAAAAACAAGCTTTTTCGGATGAGTTATATTGGGAAATTTTACAGAAAATATACGCTTTAGATTATTTTACGGATATTGTACCGAAAGCCATACCTGCAGATGAAGAGTATTCAGCCGTTTTTTTGGAATTCACTGTAAAAGAAAAGCCTTATATAAGCAATATTTTATTTAAAGGGAACTATCAGCTAAAAAATTCGGATCTTATGTCGGCAATCAGTCTAAAAAAAGGCGATGTGTTTAATGAAACGAATTTAAAAAATGCTGAAAGAACATTAAAAGAATTCTATAAATCAAAAGGTTTTTCCAAAGCTGAAATATACAGCAAATATACGGAAAATAAAGAAAAAAACAATATAAATATAGAATTCACTGTTAGTGAAGGAAAAATGTCCGTCATAACTAAGATTCTTTTTGAAGGAAATTCAAAATTTCCTGAAAAGGCCTTAAAAAAAGTTCTTGAATCTAAAGAAGCTTGGCTTATTCAAAAAGGTATATTCCGTGAAGAAGCTCTTCAAGCTGATAAGGCTGCAATTAAGATGCTTTATGGAGAACATGGATACATCGATGCCCATGTTGAAACCATAAAAAAGGACATAGATTCCGACTCTGATCCTCAAAAAGAACAAATAACCCTGACCTATGTAATAATGGAAGGGGAGCAATTTATTTATGGGGGAACGGAGTTTCAAGGGAACTACATATTTACTACAGAGCAATTAAGCGAAAAAATCAAACTCCAAAAGGGCGATGTTTTCAATTTAAAAAAATTTGAGACAGGCTTCGGCGAGGTTGCAAATATCTATTATGAAAACGGTTATACCGGTAACTATATAGATAAAAAAGAAAATAGAAATTCTGCAGCCAATGAAGTCAGCTATACAATTTTAATTGTTGAGAGAGAGCGCAGCCATATTGAAAACATAATCATAAAAGGCAATACTAAGACAAAATACGACGTTATTTTAAGAGAAATTCTTTTAAAAGAAGGCGATGTTTTTTCAAAAACCAAAATTTTAAACAGTTTTAGGAATCTAGTTAATTTAAGGTATTTTTCATCGGTTGTACCGGATGTTTTGCCCGGTTCGGAATCCGACCTCGTTGATGTTGTTATAAATGTTGAAGAACAATCCACAGCAAATGTTCAATTTGGAATTACATTTTCGGGAACGGCAGATCCGGATACATTCCCAATGGCGGTTTTTGCCCAGTGGGAAGAAAAAAATCTCTTTGGAACGGGAAGAGAGCTTTCGGCGAATTTAAACGCTGCAACCGATACTCAAACTTTGTCATTGGGATTTACCGAAAACTGGTTTTTAGGAACACCTCTTTCGGTAGGGTTTAATTTTTCTGCAACCCATAAAATCCAATATGCATATCAGGATCTATTATTACCGTCGGTGGATAAAGCAAGCTCAGCATTGGCTGACGCCTATAAAATGAAATATGACAGGTTTGAGCTGAGTTTTGGAATAAACACCGGTTATAGGTGGTTTCCTAAATTTGCCGTCATAACCTTACGGGGCGGTTTGGATTTCGGTATAGTAAAAAACTTTTATAATAACAAATTATATAGGCCTGCAGATGCCAAGGTAAGAAGTCAGGAAGAACAATGGCGTTTAAGCAATTCTTTTAAATTAAAACTTTCTGTAGATAATCGAGATGTGTCCCATGATCCTTCAAAGGGTTGGTTTTTAAGTCAAGAAATAAGCTTTTTCGGCTTATTACCCAAAATTGAAGATGAATATGTATTCCAATCGGACACAAAGGGTGAATTCTATATAACTCTCTTGGATTATCCCGTAAGCGATATATGGAATCTTAAATTCGTTTTAGGTTTTTACTCAAGTTTTTCATTCCAAATTCCTCTAGATAAAAAGACTGTCAGTTTAGACAGACAACTGGCTATTGACGGCGTGTTTAAGGGCCGCGGATGGATGACTCTTGGTTCAGC
Proteins encoded in this window:
- the bamA gene encoding outer membrane protein assembly factor BamA translates to MLKKKIIGLLFFLFAFACFSQASEGWYNGKPLLGVQFKGLQNISISELDEIFKSYKKQAFSDELYWEILQKIYALDYFTDIVPKAIPADEEYSAVFLEFTVKEKPYISNILFKGNYQLKNSDLMSAISLKKGDVFNETNLKNAERTLKEFYKSKGFSKAEIYSKYTENKEKNNINIEFTVSEGKMSVITKILFEGNSKFPEKALKKVLESKEAWLIQKGIFREEALQADKAAIKMLYGEHGYIDAHVETIKKDIDSDSDPQKEQITLTYVIMEGEQFIYGGTEFQGNYIFTTEQLSEKIKLQKGDVFNLKKFETGFGEVANIYYENGYTGNYIDKKENRNSAANEVSYTILIVERERSHIENIIIKGNTKTKYDVILREILLKEGDVFSKTKILNSFRNLVNLRYFSSVVPDVLPGSESDLVDVVINVEEQSTANVQFGITFSGTADPDTFPMAVFAQWEEKNLFGTGRELSANLNAATDTQTLSLGFTENWFLGTPLSVGFNFSATHKIQYAYQDLLLPSVDKASSALADAYKMKYDRFELSFGINTGYRWFPKFAVITLRGGLDFGIVKNFYNNKLYRPADAKVRSQEEQWRLSNSFKLKLSVDNRDVSHDPSKGWFLSQEISFFGLLPKIEDEYVFQSDTKGEFYITLLDYPVSDIWNLKFVLGFYSSFSFQIPLDKKTVSLDRQLAIDGVFKGRGWMTLGSAGAGTVLQNNWIEFRWPLAHGILSFDFFFDAVAIKKDLTSLGSLSINDYYFSFGPGLRFSISQFPLRLLLANTFKSQNGKPVWGNGKGPDWKFVLSFNIPNL